A single region of the Oreochromis niloticus isolate F11D_XX linkage group LG19, O_niloticus_UMD_NMBU, whole genome shotgun sequence genome encodes:
- the slc25a29l gene encoding mitochondrial basic amino acids transporter isoform X1, producing MALDFAAGCVGGAAGVLVGHPFDTVKVRLQVQNVNKPMYRGTFHCFQSIIRQESALGLYKGIGSPMMGLTFINAIVFGVQGNTMRMLGRDTPLNQFLAGASAGAIQCVICCPMELAKTRMQMQGTGEKKSKRKMYKNSLDCLVRIYNKEGIRGINRGMVTTLVRETPGFGVYFLAYDVLTRSLGCEPEDPYMIPKLLFAGGMSGIASWLSTYPVDVIKSRLQADGVGGVYQYNGIMDCVRQSIQKEGWRVFTRGLTSTLLRAFPVNATTFATVTLFLMYMREGGECSIPDSEPPSVQLQPLQTQTQPTSM from the exons gtgCTGCCGGTGTTTTGGTTGGGCATCCGTTTGATACTGTAAAG GTGCGGCTTCAGGTTCAAAATGTGAACAAACCTATGTACCGTGGGACGTTCCACTGCTTCCAATCAATCATACGCCAGGAGTCG GCGCTGGGTCTGTACAAAGGTATCGGGTCTCCAATGATGGGTTTGACTTTCATCAATGCTATAGTTTTTGGTGTCCAGGGAAACACAATGCGCATGCTTGGCCGCGATACACCTCTCAACCAGTTCTTGgctggagcctctgctggaGCTATCCAGTGTGTCATTTGCTGTCCAATGGAGCTGGCCAAGACACGTATGCAAATGCAAGGAACTGGAGAGAAGAAGTCTAAGAGGAAAATGTACAAGAACTCCCTGGACTGTCTGGTGAGAATCTACAATAAGGAAGGGATCAGAGGGATCAATCGTGGTATGGTTACCACCCTGGTGCGCGAGACGCCGGGTTTTGGGGTGTACTTCCTTGCGTATGATGTGCTGACACGTTCACTGGGTTGTGAGCCAGAAGACCCCTACATGATCCCCAAGCTGCTGTTTGCTGGTGGCATGTCAGGCATAGCTTCCTGGCTGTCCACCTATCCTGTGGATGTGATCAAGTCACGCCTGCAAGCGGACGGGGTCGGCGGCGTTTACCAGTATAATGGTATCATGGACTGTGTCAGGCAGAGCATACAAAAGGAGGGGTGGAGAGTGTTCACTCGTGGACTGACGTCTACTTTGCTCCGTGCATTCCCAGTGAATGCCACCACATTTGCCACTGTGACTTTGTTCTTAATGTACATGCGCGAGGGTGGAGAGTGTAGCATTCCAGACTCTGAGCCGCCGTCTGTCCAGCTGCAGCCTCTGCAGACGCAGACACAGCCGACCAGCATGTAA
- the slc25a29l gene encoding mitochondrial basic amino acids transporter isoform X2, translating to MYRGTFHCFQSIIRQESALGLYKGIGSPMMGLTFINAIVFGVQGNTMRMLGRDTPLNQFLAGASAGAIQCVICCPMELAKTRMQMQGTGEKKSKRKMYKNSLDCLVRIYNKEGIRGINRGMVTTLVRETPGFGVYFLAYDVLTRSLGCEPEDPYMIPKLLFAGGMSGIASWLSTYPVDVIKSRLQADGVGGVYQYNGIMDCVRQSIQKEGWRVFTRGLTSTLLRAFPVNATTFATVTLFLMYMREGGECSIPDSEPPSVQLQPLQTQTQPTSM from the exons ATGTACCGTGGGACGTTCCACTGCTTCCAATCAATCATACGCCAGGAGTCG GCGCTGGGTCTGTACAAAGGTATCGGGTCTCCAATGATGGGTTTGACTTTCATCAATGCTATAGTTTTTGGTGTCCAGGGAAACACAATGCGCATGCTTGGCCGCGATACACCTCTCAACCAGTTCTTGgctggagcctctgctggaGCTATCCAGTGTGTCATTTGCTGTCCAATGGAGCTGGCCAAGACACGTATGCAAATGCAAGGAACTGGAGAGAAGAAGTCTAAGAGGAAAATGTACAAGAACTCCCTGGACTGTCTGGTGAGAATCTACAATAAGGAAGGGATCAGAGGGATCAATCGTGGTATGGTTACCACCCTGGTGCGCGAGACGCCGGGTTTTGGGGTGTACTTCCTTGCGTATGATGTGCTGACACGTTCACTGGGTTGTGAGCCAGAAGACCCCTACATGATCCCCAAGCTGCTGTTTGCTGGTGGCATGTCAGGCATAGCTTCCTGGCTGTCCACCTATCCTGTGGATGTGATCAAGTCACGCCTGCAAGCGGACGGGGTCGGCGGCGTTTACCAGTATAATGGTATCATGGACTGTGTCAGGCAGAGCATACAAAAGGAGGGGTGGAGAGTGTTCACTCGTGGACTGACGTCTACTTTGCTCCGTGCATTCCCAGTGAATGCCACCACATTTGCCACTGTGACTTTGTTCTTAATGTACATGCGCGAGGGTGGAGAGTGTAGCATTCCAGACTCTGAGCCGCCGTCTGTCCAGCTGCAGCCTCTGCAGACGCAGACACAGCCGACCAGCATGTAA